The Juglans microcarpa x Juglans regia isolate MS1-56 chromosome 2D, Jm3101_v1.0, whole genome shotgun sequence DNA window CTATGAAAGTTATAAACTACAGCTTTTGGTATGCTAATGcttataagataaaaaaaaatggacactTTTTTTAACACTCGAGCGATCTTATACATCTTCTAGTTGTTTTAGTAAAACGCATTGATCAAGAACGTGATTTGATCAATCTCTGTTGCTTTCGCTTTGCTGACATTTTTATACATCTAtggtgtgtgtgtgcgcgctgTAAAAGTTCAGAATCAGAAGTAGGAAATTAAGACCTGATTTACAAACAGGCCAGTATCTCTTAAAAGCATTTGACCCCAGAAATTAGCAAAGTCAAGTCCACTGGCAGCTTCGACGTAGCTGCCAAACTTGGTGATGCCCACAACTTGAATGAGGGACATCTCTACTGGACTTGGAGAGGGAACGAAGAGTGCATTCATTGGGTTGTCAGCCATCCCTAGGCCTACTATGGGCTGGTCAAGCACCATCTTGATTCCATGGGCCTTTAGATGTTCAGCGGGCCCAATACCGCTCAACATCAATAGCTGTGGGCTTCCAATTGCACCAGCTGAAACTATTATCTCATTCTTGGAGTTCTTTGTTAGGTATGCTCTGTGCTCCACTCCCATTGCATCTTTGAAAATCACACCGTTTGCTCGTGCTCTTCCTGTTCCTGTGTCAACAGTGTGATAAGAATAATCAAGACGCGCGCCTCAAAAATAGAAGTACTTTTTCATCTAGGTTACAAGCAAGATTGGGTTATATATGACAAACAAAACCTTTCATTCACGATGCCATGGCCATGGTTAATTAATCTTTCTAGCTTAGCTTGCTAGGTTCatgcttcttcattttttgGCAAGTTCATGTTACAAATGCTTACCATTGCTATTAAAAGTGAACAAGATCTTGTGCACAGTTGCATGCAAATAAACAGTAATCCTTGTTGGATTCGCATACTGGAGCAAATCCGCCGCGGTGTGTCTGTGACCCTCCCCATCAAAAATAGTGCCTCCAACTTTGGTCCCATCCACATGATCATATGTAAATCCATTATTGGGCAACACCCCGACCTCCAGCAACCCATTTCTCACAGCCGATTGCCACCCCAACAACGGCGGTTTAAACGCTACCAATTTCTCTACCCATTCATAAGATTGCTTAACCAATGTCTCGTTCCAACCAGCCTTCTTTACGTAGGCAGTGCTAGCACGGGTGTAGAACCCGGCGTTCAAGGCAGATCCACCTCCCAAGACGCGTGCTCGGGTGTTGAAAACTCCATCTTCGGAGATGAATTGTTGGGCAGGGGACGTGGGAGAGGTGTCCGAAAGAGTGCTGGCGAAGTTGGCTATGTCGGAAATGTTGGGGTTGTCGTAGGGGGAGCCTCCTCTTTCGAGGACTAGAACCCTTGCACCCTGTGAGAGGCTTGCTGCGAGTGGACAGCCACAGGTCCCTCCGCCAATTGTAATGTAGTCGTAATATAAGACTGCTGGTGCTGAAGTTGCTTCTTTGACGAATGTGTTGTAGGGAGCTGCAGTTGAGAGAGAAATTAAGGGAGAGATATCACTTATCAGAGAACAATGAATTGAAAGTGGTTCAACATGAAAGAAGAACAACAGCAGAGCACTAGTGATAATATTGAAAGGAACGCCTgtcacattttcattttttgtttcgtTCTCTTCTATTCTTTCAATGTCATAGAAAATAGATCAATCTAAAAAGTCGAACAAGATCGAGTATACCCGGATCTAGTCTGCTCTTTTTTTATGAAACACATGCAAGTATCTTAGCTAGACTGAGACTTACATGTTTTCTATTCAAAACTCCATGCTCAAACCAAAGGATCAACTAGacattttaactttttgagCAGCCTAACTAGTTGAACAAAATAACAGTACTGTGTATGTTCAGGGACCACGCGTCCGACAGAGAGTGAACGAGATCAGCGAGAGGTGATCAAAATCAGAAACTGGATCAACCCTTTATGTCATACCTTTTTCTGAGTGAACAAAGCCATGAAACAAAAGAATCCAAGGAAGAATAGCCCCAATAAGCGTACATTGCAAATCCATTACTGAACCAGAATGCACTTAATTATTCACAGTAGCATTAAAGTAATTTCTGAAATCCTCTTTACAGAACTCAAAAACCGATCTATTCTCGAGGgaagaagaataatattatatacgtACGAACTCTCAGCTCAACAATCCCCCGCCTTTCATTTGTTAGAGACTCATAGTACTTTTAGGCCACAACATCAATTTTAACCCACTTCATAAAGCCTGATCAATGTCCTCAATCCTAGTAGATCAAATGCATGATGACATGATGTGAAACCAACCTGTTCTTCAGGTTTCATATATATCTCCAGTTTAATTAGAAGAAAAGTACATGATCATCCACTCTGTAAAGCAGAACTGCTACTTGATATAGTAAAGAGTTGATAGGCATGACTTCATTTAGTTCTTAGAGCAATGGAAGAATCATTATCTCTTTCAAGTAAAGATAGTAAAAGCACTATATATGTACGCGATATCAAACTTTTGCATGTGGT harbors:
- the LOC121248286 gene encoding protein HOTHEAD-like, giving the protein MDLQCTLIGAILPWILLFHGFVHSEKAPYNTFVKEATSAPAVLYYDYITIGGGTCGCPLAASLSQGARVLVLERGGSPYDNPNISDIANFASTLSDTSPTSPAQQFISEDGVFNTRARVLGGGSALNAGFYTRASTAYVKKAGWNETLVKQSYEWVEKLVAFKPPLLGWQSAVRNGLLEVGVLPNNGFTYDHVDGTKVGGTIFDGEGHRHTAADLLQYANPTRITVYLHATVHKILFTFNSNGTGRARANGVIFKDAMGVEHRAYLTKNSKNEIIVSAGAIGSPQLLMLSGIGPAEHLKAHGIKMVLDQPIVGLGMADNPMNALFVPSPSPVEMSLIQVVGITKFGSYVEAASGLDFANFWGQMLLRDTGLFVNQSDQPYFTVLPVEATNEAAQAIDSVADIILRGGVILEKVTGPLSTGHLELRSTDPNDNPAVTFKYFNEPEDLNKCVQGMNTIINVINSEGFSEFRYRSVPVQVLINWMLNLPLNLRRRHASAAISLEQFCIDTVMTIWHYHGGCQVGTVVDRDYKVLGVDALRVIDGSTFLGSPGTNPQATVMMLGRYMGQKIMHERYSDGS